A region of the Synechococcus sp. PCC 7502 genome:
AGTTGTGCGCCAAGGCATAACCAAAGGAGCAATTAATCTTCACCCCGATTGGGATAATTTTGATTTAGGCACTGTACTCTATGATCGACTGGGTAAACCTGTGCGAATAGCAAATGATGCTGATGTGCAAGGATTAGCAGCGATCGCAGGTAGAGGTACAGAGTTAGTCATTACCCTTGGTACAGGCTTCGGCTCGGCTTTATTTATTGACGGTCGACTAGTACCAAATCTGGAACTGGGGCAGCATCAGTTTCGCAGTGGCGATACCTACGAAGATCGGCTAGGACAACGGGCATTTGATAAGGTTGGGCAAAAACTATGGAATCGAAGACTTAATAAAGCTATAGATGCGATCGCCAACCTTTTTAACTATGACTATCTATATATTGGTGGTGGTAATGCTAAAAAAATAGCACTGAAACTTCCAGAAAATGTCAAAATTGTACCGAATATATTTGGATTAATTGGGGGACTGGCTCTATGGTCATCACAATTAAATCACTGGGAACAATCTTAATCTGAGTTTCATCTTAAAACA
Encoded here:
- a CDS encoding ROK family protein, coding for MEKLTLAIDVGGSGIKSMVLKADGTPHTQNLRVETPKPAKPEPVIAAIADLANIHKEFNQVSVGFPGVVRQGITKGAINLHPDWDNFDLGTVLYDRLGKPVRIANDADVQGLAAIAGRGTELVITLGTGFGSALFIDGRLVPNLELGQHQFRSGDTYEDRLGQRAFDKVGQKLWNRRLNKAIDAIANLFNYDYLYIGGGNAKKIALKLPENVKIVPNIFGLIGGLALWSSQLNHWEQS